In the Mastacembelus armatus chromosome 2, fMasArm1.2, whole genome shotgun sequence genome, one interval contains:
- the carm1l gene encoding histone-arginine methyltransferase CARM1 → MEERSEEPSAFPVTIFTLQEEEEAVRDEGEHLETRVEEEEVLVQEDTSREQHVSVCRWRAEQEFTVLLTTELEAQQLTVQDGKRASVFQFPVSKEMDYCQVGLQSFVVSVGMQSLLLHFKTPTDMKTFQQLLKKGNDKETPKGCTDKNNRGSEDAGSQRPTRRYPDITENPLAQELETKQLNVVCVKFHSCLTEQQSLLQDYLRTATYQRAILVNETDFRDKVVLDVCCGSGILSFFAVQAGANKVYAVESSPMAKYTQTLIESNSLSERVRVLEGEVEEVSCPDMVDVIVSEPLGYMLLNERLMESFLYARRWLKPNGLMFPSFGDIHLAPFTDEQLYFEHYTQASFWQQRNFYGVNLSALHSAAVDEFFRRPIVDTFDVHILMARSVKHCINFMEAKQEDLHRMEIPFVFTLLQSGLVHGLAFWFDVAYRGSKSTVWLSTAPTEPLTRWYQVRCLLQTPLFAKLGQTLSGTVLLASNNRQSYDIHITATVDQSGFRSGNILDLKNPFFRLLLSAS, encoded by the exons ATGGAGGAGAGGAGCGAGGAGCCATCGGCTTTCCCCGTCACCATCTTCactctgcaggaggaggaggaggcggtgAGGGATGAGGGGGAGCACTTGGAGACACGCGTGGAGGAGGAG GAGGTCCTGGTCCAGGAGGATACGAGCAGAGAGCAGCATGTCAGCGTGTGCAGATGGAGAGCCGAGCAGGAGTTCACTGTGCTTCTCACCACGGAGCTGGAGGCTCAGCAGCTCACTGTACAGGATG gaAAGAGAGCATCAGTCTTTCAGTTTCCAGTTTCCAAAGAGATGGACTACTGCCAGGTTGGACTTCAGTCCTTCGTGGTTTCGGTTGGCATGCAGAGCCTTCTGCTGCATTTCAAAACTCCAACCG ATATGAAGACCTTTCAGCAGTTACTGAAGAAAGGGAACGACAAAGAGACTCCTAAAGGTTGCACGGACAAAAATAACAGAGGAAGTGAGGACGCAGGCAGCCAAAGACCAACTCGAAGATATCCTGATATTACCGAAAACCCCCTTGCACAAG AACTAGAAACCAAACAGttgaatgttgtgtgtgtgaagttcCACAGCTGTCTGACCGAACAGCAAAGCCTGCTTCAGGACTACCTCAGGACTGCCACCTATCAGAGAGCCATTTTAGTCAACGAGACTGACTTCAGAGACAAG GTGGTCCTGGATGTGTGTTGTGGGTCTggtattttgtctttctttgcagTCCAGGCTGGAGCCAACAAAGTGTATGCTGTGGAGTCCAGCCCTATGGCCAAGTATACACAG ACCCTGATCGAGAGCAACAGTTTGTCCGAGCGGGTCAGGGTCCTGGAGGGGGAAGTGGAGGAGGTCAGCTGCCCCGACATGGTGGACGTCATCGTCTCTGAGCCGTTAGGTTACATGCTGCTCAATGAGAGACTCATGGAGAGCTTTCTGTATGCTCGCAGATGGCTCAAACCCAACG GTTTAATGTTTCCATCCTTTGGTGATATTCATCTGGCTCCCTTCACTGATGAGCAGCTCTACTTCGAACACTACACACAAGCCAGTTTCTG gcAGCAGAGGAACTTCTATGGTGTTAACCTGAGTGCTCTTCACAGTGCTGCGGTGGATGAGTTTTTCAGGAGGCCTATAGTG GACACGTTTGATGTGCACATCCTAATGGCCAGGTCTGTCAAGCACTGCATCAACTTCATGGAGGCTAAACAAGAGGATTTGCACAG aATGGAAATTCCATTTGTGTTTACACTGTTGCAGTCCGGTCTGGTCCACGGACTCGCCTTCTGGTTTGATGTAGCTTATCGGGGATCCAA GTCAACAGTGTGGCTCTCAACAGCTCCCACTGAGCCCCTGACCCGCTGGTATCAGGTCAGATGTCTGCTTCAGACACCACTCTTCGCTAAGCTGGGACAAACTCTGTCTGGGACTGTCCTGCTGGCCTCTAACAACAG GCAGAGCTATGACATCCACATCACAGCCACAGTGGACCAATCGGGCTTCAGATCTGGAAACATCCTGGACCTCAAGAACCCTTTCTTCAGGTTGCTTTTGTCAGCGTCCTGA
- the otos2 gene encoding otospiralin-like yields the protein MMKLLSVFVLLSVLMLLLLPAGAEEGGVNTGEEGRQKRNVPNWAMTSSDFFGWVEELRRHAGYDQIQDLARTFWAHFPSADRLGYGGHEADE from the exons ATGATGAAGCTGCTGAGTGTCTTCGTCCTGCTGAGTGtcctcatgctgctgctgcttcctgcag GTGCAGAGGAGGGCGGAGTCAACACAGGTGAAG AGGGAAGGCAGAAACGCAATGTCCCAAACTGGGCAATGACCTCCTCCGACTTCTTTGGCTGGGTGGAGGAGCTAAGGAGACACGCCGGCTATGACCAAATCCAGGACCTGGCCAGAACCTTCTGGGCTCATTTTCCATCCGCAGACCGACTCGGGTACGGAGGACACGAAGCAGACGAgtag